The genomic region TAGTATGTAACAAAATCTGTATTTTAGTGACAAATTAGCATGATGTTCGGACTATTTAAAGAAAATACAAAAATCGCCTTAGGTGCCATCAAAAGTCAGTTGTTGCGTACCATTCTTACCGTAATGATTATCGCAATCGGAATCACCGCCTTGGTGGGAATCCTAACGGTGGTTTCGGCCCTTGAAAATACAATTGCAAAAGATTTTGCCTCGATGGGTGCCAACACCTTTTCGATCAGTCAATACGATATGTCGTCGCAGATTAACAACAACGATCCGAATCGAAAAATAAATCCGATTATCAGTTATCCGGAAGCCCGTGCTTTTCAGGAAAAATACAATTATCCGTTATCGACCACTTCGCTTTCGTTTACCGCAACCAGCAAGGCCGAAGTAAAATACGAATCTCAAAAAACCGATCCGGAAATCACTATTGTAGGTGTCGATGAAAACTTCCTGCCAAACAAGGGACTGGAAGCAACAAAAGGACGGAATTTTACCGGTTTTGACATCAAAAACAACAATTTTGTCTGCATTTTAGGTTCCGATTTTGAAAAGGGCCTTTTTAAAGACACCAATGCCATCGATAAAACGATTTCCATTCGTGGCGCTCGTTTTAAAGTGATTGGCGTATTAAAAGAAAAAGGTTCCACTTTTGGAAACAGTCAGGATTTAAGAGTGTTAATTCCCAATCAGATTGCCCGTTCGATCTTTTCCACACCAAATATCAATTACGACCTAAGCGTTATGATCGGTCAGAAAGAAATGATTGATCAGGCTGTGGACGATGCGATTATTACCATGCGCAAAATCCGAAAACAAAACCCGGTAGAGGAAAACAACTTTGGAATCGAACGCAGTGATGATTTGATCAATACTTTATTATCCAATACACAATTCTTAGGTTATATTGCATGGGGTGTTGGTGTGATTACCATTTTTGGTTCGTCTATCGCTTTGATGAACATCATGTTGGTATCGGTTACCGAAAGAACTCGTGAAATCGGAGTTCGTAAATCACTCGGTGCCAAAAAAAGTACGATTGCGTGGCAGTTTTTTACCGAAACACTTGTTATCGGTCAATTGGGTGGACTGGTTGGTATCCTACTCGGAATTTCCGTAGGTTTTCTGATATCGGTTGCCATCAAGTTTAGCTTTGTCGTTCCATGGATGGCTATTTTTGCTGCTTTTGCTACAACCTTTATTGTCGCAATCGTTTCCGGATTGTACCCGGCCATTAAAGCATCTCAGCTGGATCCGGTAGAAGCCTTGCGCTACGAATAAGAACCCCAAACGGCTTTGGTCATCCGATCGTTTTCGTAAATATCTTTGCGGAGTTCAATTTGTAAAAACGTATTGGACTCTAATAAATGTTGCATTTCCGACCCGAGATATTGATTGATTTCAAAAAACAATAATCCGTCGCGATTCAGGTTTTTTGTCGCCAGTTCGGTTATTTTACGGTAAAACAATAATGGATCGTGATCGTCCACAAACAAAGCAAGATGTGGCTCAAATTCCAATACATTTTTCGAAATTTCCTGCTTTTCCAGGTTGCGCACATAGGGCGGATTCGACACAATAATATCGAACATTTCCGGTAGGATTGTTGTTTCCAGAATATCTTTATACCAGAAAGTAACCGGTGCTTCCAATTGTCGGGCATTTCTCCGGGCAACTTCCAGTGCTTTTTCCGAAACATCGATAGCATACACTTCGGCTTCCGGCAGATTTTTAGCCAGTGAAACCGCAATACAACCGCTTCCGGTTCCGATATCCAGTATTCTTATTTTCCGATCCCTGGACAATCCGGATACCGAATTCAGGATCCATTCGACCAATTCTTCCGTTTCCGGCCGTGGAATCAGCACATTTTCGTTGACATAAAACGACAGCCCGAAAAATTCGGTTTCCTCAAAAATATATTGGATTGGTTTCTGTTCTTTTAACTGATGTAATACGGTTTCCCATTGCAACAATTGCATACCATCCAATTCGAAAGCAGGTTGTAACGCCAGATCCACTCGTTTCATCTGATGAAACGCCTCCAACGTGATATAGAAAAAACTATCGATTTCCTTTTCGTCGTAAATCGGTTTTAATTCGGTTTTAAAATAATCTCGGTATTCTTTTAACAGCATCTTATAAATCTTTGATCATCCAAATCGGACACGAACTGTGACCGGTATTTCCCAGTGGCGCATCCAAATAATAAAATCCGGTTTTTTCGTATAATTTTTGAGCGGCCTTCATATTGGGCAGCGTTTCCAGATAGCATTGCGCAAATCCAAGTGCTTTTGCCTGTTCGAGGCATTTTTTAATCATCGTAGCTCCCAATCCCAATCCTCTGGATTCCGGAAGGAAATACATTTTTTGCAATTCGCAAACAGTTGCCGATCCATTTGCCAAAGGCGCTATTCCGGCCGTTCCGATGATTTTTCCGTT from Flavobacterium sp. WV_118_3 harbors:
- a CDS encoding GNAT family N-acetyltransferase, giving the protein MNTIEIRVLKKSDNATVAALIRNVLLEHDVPKVGTAYADTALDCMFETYAVPRSVYFVALVNGKIIGTAGIAPLANGSATVCELQKMYFLPESRGLGLGATMIKKCLEQAKALGFAQCYLETLPNMKAAQKLYEKTGFYYLDAPLGNTGHSSCPIWMIKDL
- the prmC gene encoding peptide chain release factor N(5)-glutamine methyltransferase, with the translated sequence MLLKEYRDYFKTELKPIYDEKEIDSFFYITLEAFHQMKRVDLALQPAFELDGMQLLQWETVLHQLKEQKPIQYIFEETEFFGLSFYVNENVLIPRPETEELVEWILNSVSGLSRDRKIRILDIGTGSGCIAVSLAKNLPEAEVYAIDVSEKALEVARRNARQLEAPVTFWYKDILETTILPEMFDIIVSNPPYVRNLEKQEISKNVLEFEPHLALFVDDHDPLLFYRKITELATKNLNRDGLLFFEINQYLGSEMQHLLESNTFLQIELRKDIYENDRMTKAVWGSYS
- a CDS encoding ABC transporter permease; protein product: MFGLFKENTKIALGAIKSQLLRTILTVMIIAIGITALVGILTVVSALENTIAKDFASMGANTFSISQYDMSSQINNNDPNRKINPIISYPEARAFQEKYNYPLSTTSLSFTATSKAEVKYESQKTDPEITIVGVDENFLPNKGLEATKGRNFTGFDIKNNNFVCILGSDFEKGLFKDTNAIDKTISIRGARFKVIGVLKEKGSTFGNSQDLRVLIPNQIARSIFSTPNINYDLSVMIGQKEMIDQAVDDAIITMRKIRKQNPVEENNFGIERSDDLINTLLSNTQFLGYIAWGVGVITIFGSSIALMNIMLVSVTERTREIGVRKSLGAKKSTIAWQFFTETLVIGQLGGLVGILLGISVGFLISVAIKFSFVVPWMAIFAAFATTFIVAIVSGLYPAIKASQLDPVEALRYE